Proteins found in one Anopheles aquasalis chromosome 3, idAnoAquaMG_Q_19, whole genome shotgun sequence genomic segment:
- the LOC126576108 gene encoding ras-related protein Rap-2b-like — protein MPGACHRLRIPSIGSSRPPKGGAVAGGPPSSTSTTSTASASGAACNDDIFSCDGGPLSPPASAGAVKKERHRVTMMGAARVGKSSIISQFLYEKYLSRYKQTIEEMHRGEYELPDGSSLTLDILDTSGSYQFPAMRALSINTSGAFILVYAVDDEETWNEVERLREQIISVRGSRVPIVIVGNKADVPEEQRQIPFKVARSRALLEWGCGYAECSAKNNEGILTVFKQLLRQANIEYNLSPAVRRRRKSLPSYTGGSNPARANTTRYYLKRHSCSVQ, from the exons ATGCCGGGAGCCTGTCACCGGCTGCGGATACCTTCGATCGGTTCGAGCCGTCCTCCAAAGGGTGGCGCCGTAGCAGGTGGACCACCGTCGTCAACCTCGACGACATCGACGGCATCGGCATCTGGTGCCGCCTGTAACGATGACATCTTCAGCTGCGACGGTGGACCGTTGTCACCACCGGCATCGGCCGGTGCCGTGAAGAAGGAACGCCACCGGGTCACGATGATGGGTGCGGCCCGGGTCGGCAAATCGTCCATCATCTCGCAGTTCCTGTACGAGAAGTACCTGTCGCGGTACAAGCAAACGATCGAGGAGATGCACCGGGGCGAGTACGAGCTGCCGGATGGATCGAGCCTGACGCTCGACATCCTTGACACGTCCGGTTCCTACCAGTTCCCGGCCATGCGCGCCCTCTCGATCAACACGAGCGGTGCCTTCATTCTGGTGTACGCGGTGGACGACGAGGAAACCTGGAACGAGGTGGAACGATTGCGTGAACAG ATCATTTCGGTGCGCGGTTCCCGGGTACCGATCGTAATCGTCGGCAACAAAGCGGACGTACCGGAAGAGCAGCGCCAGATACCGTTCAAGGTGGCCAGATCGCGGGCACTGCTCGAGTGGGGCTGCGGTTACGCCGAGTGTTCGGCCAAAAACAACGAAGGCATCCTGACGGTGTTCAAGCAGCTGCTCCGTCAGGCGAACATCGAGTACAACCTCAGCCCGGCGGTTCGCCGTCGCCGGAAGTCACTGCCGAGCTATACCGGTGGTTCGAATCCGGCCCGGGCCAACACCACGCGCTACTACCTGAAGCGCCACTCGTGCTCGGTGCAGTGA